From the Sphingobium yanoikuyae genome, the window AATGGCGGGCAGGCTGCCGAGCGTATGGAGCCAGCCCAGAGGCGTTATTCCAAACATGGTCTGTGTCTTTCTGTTGGCGGGGGATCGCCGCGCTTATGCGGCAAAGCTGGTGGAGCGGGACAATGCGCGCCATTGCTCGATCTCTGCTTCCATGGCGGCCATCTTGCCTTCGACCAGGCCCAACGCATCATCGCCCAGGAACAGGCGCATCGGTGGTGCCGGCGCGTCCACCAGCGCCAGCAAGGCCTGCGCCGCGCGCGCCGGATCGCCCGGCTGCTGCCCGCTCTTGGCCTGACGCGCCGCCCTTATCGGGTCCATGACCGCGTCATAGTCGGCTATGCTGCGCGGCGTGCGGTCCATCGACCGCCCGGCCCAGTCGGTGCGGAACTGGCCGGGCGCCAGCGCCGTCACATGAATGCCGAACGGCGCCACTTCCTTGCCCAGCGCTTCGGAAATCCCTTCCAGCGCGAACTTGCTGCCGCAATAGAAGCTGATGCCGGGCATGGTGATGAACCCGCCCATGGAGGTGATGTTGACGATATGCCCGCGCCGCCTTTCGCGCATGCCGGGCAGTACCGCCTTCATCATTGCCACCGGGCCGAACACATTGGCCGCGAACTGGCGCTGCAGATCGTCGATCGACGATTCCTCCAGCACGCCCTCATGACCATAGCCCGCATTGTTCACCAGCACGTCGACCGACCCGGCGCGCCGCTCGGCGTCCGCCACGGCATCCGCAATCGCGTCAAGATGCGTCACGTCCAGCAACAGCGGATGCGCCCGACCGGGCGCGAGCGCCGCAAAGGCTTGGGCATCCTTGGGGTTCCGCACGGTCCCGACGACGGCATGGCCGGCGTCCAGCGCGCCCTCGGCAAAGGCCCGGCCCAGGCCGGAACTGACGCCGGTAATCAGGAAAGTCTTGGGGATCAGCGCCGACATGGCCTACTCCATGATTTGAACATCAACTATATCATGATATAGATAGCAACATGACGTCCATCAAGCCCCCCTCGACCGGTTCGCGTGGTGAACCCGTGCGCAATCGTGTGATCGACGCGGCCGAACGCCTGCTGCGCGACGGCAAGGCGGAATTTTCGATGCGCGATCTGGCGACCGAAGCGGGCGTCAGTTTCGCCACGCCGTTCAACCAGTTCGGCAGCAAGGCCGCGATCATGCAGGCCCTGTCGGCGCGGCGGATCGCCACCGCGACCCAGCGCTTCGCGGACAAGCCGCGGCTCGACGATGCCGGCCGGCGTGTGCTGCTGGCGGTCGCCACGGTGGTCGAGCTTATGCTGGAAGAACCGCGCGTGAACCGGGCGGTGATGGGGTGGCTCGGCACGCCGGGGCCGACCCATGGCGAAGTGCTGGCGCAGTCCACCGCGCTGTGGACCCTGGCGATCGGTGCTGGCGAAGGCCTGGTTGAAGGACACCCGGCGCTGCCCGCCCTGGCACGGCATCTGGCCTTCGGCTTTCGCGGTGTGCTGTCCTTCTGGACGGCCGGTGAATTGCCTGATGACGAACTTGCTGCCAATGCCCGCGACGTGGCGAACGCCTTGCTGGGCGGCGCAGCCAGGCAGGCCTGATCGCCAAGTCCAGAGCGGGCGGCGCGCCTTAACCGTTCGCGCCCTGCTGTGCCTCGCGATAGGCGCGGGCGGACAGGCCCATGTTGCGCTGGAAGAAGCGGCTGAAATAGGCCGGGTCGGCAAAGCCGATCGAAAAGCCGATCTCGGCAATCGACAGGTTGGAATAGAGCAGGGCCCGCTGCGCTTCGAGCAGGGCGCGCTGGTCCAGCATCTGCGCCGGCGATCGTCCCGCCATCCGCGCGCAGGCGACGCGTAGCGCGGTCTGGCTGACGCCCAGCGCGGCGGCATGGACCGACACCGGTTCGCGCAGGCGGAAGCGCTGCTCGATCCGTTCGCGCAGCCGCGCCACGATCGACGCATGCGGTCCGGCGCGCGGGGCGGCATGGACGGCGGCGCTGCGATGGCGCAGCGCGGTGACTAGCAGCGACAGCATCGCCGCATCGACCGCTGCCCGGTGGCCCGGCGCCGACCAGCTGAGTTCGCGCATCAGATCGGCCACCAGCCGCTCGACCGGCGGCAATTGCGCTGCGCCCATCTCGATCGCGTCGGGCCGCTCGAACAGGCCGGCCAGTTCCGGGCCATGGCGGCCAAGATCCTGCAGATAGGCGTCCGCCATGGTGATGACGAAGCCGGCGGTCTCCTCCAGCCATTTGAAGCCATGCACGGCGGTGGCCGGCACCAGCAGGAAGCTGGGCGCGACGAAGCGCAGCTCCGCGCCATCCGCCTCCATCGCGCCGCCGCCCGAGGTGATGAGGAAGATATGGCTCAGCTCGCTATGGGCATGCGGTTTGATCGTCCATTCGCTGGGACGTGAGCGATCGTCCAGCGTTTCGACATGGACGAAGCCCTCCGCCACCAGCCTGTGGGGCTCACCATAAAGATAGAAGGTCGGAAAGGACTGTTTCGACATCGGCTATGGTCCCGTCGGGATGCGCTAAGGCTGATGAATTATCCAATTAATAGGCTGGTGCGCCCATGTCCATCGCCGGCCGTGCGGATACGATGGGCGCATCGGACAAACAGGGGCGCCGTCAGCGCGCCCGGATCATGAGAGGATGCGAATGCGCACCAGCATAGCCATTATCGGCGCCGGCCCGGCCGGCATGTTCCTGGCCCATCTGCTCGCGGCGGAGGGCATTGCCGCCGTCGTGCTGGAACGGCGCGACCGGACCTATGTCGAGGGGCGGGTGCGTGCCGGCGTGCTGGAACAGGTGACGACCGACCTGATGCATCGACTGGGCCTCGGCAGCCGGCTCGATCGCGAGGGGCTGGTCCATGGCGGCACCCAGATTTCGCTCGACGGTTCGCTGTTCCGCATCGACATGGCGGCGCTGACCGGGGGCAGCGCGGTCACCGTCTATGGCCAGCAGGAAGTGATGCACGACCTGTTCGAGGCGGCGCCGGAGCGCGGTGTCGAGATCGTCTGGAATGCGCAGGATGTGACGCTGGAGGGGCTGGACGGCGATCACCCGGTGGTCCGCTGGCGCCAGGACAGCGTCGCGCAGGAATTGCAGTGCGACTATGTCGTCGGCTGCGACGGCTATCATGGCGTCAGCCGCAACAGTATCCCCGCCCATGTGCTGCGCACGTTCGAGCGTGTCTATCCGTTCGGCTGGCTCGGCATATTGGCCGATGTGCCGCCCGCCGACCATGAACTCATCTACGCCAATCATGAGCGCGGCTTCGCGCTCGCCTCGATGCGCTCGCCCACGCGCAGCCGCTATTATATCCAGTGCAGCCTCGACGAGCAGGTCGAGGACTGGTCCGACGATCGTTTCTGGGACGAGCTTTGCCTGCGCCTTGGCCCCGACGCCGCATCGCGCGTCACCCGCGGGCCGAGCTTCGAGAAGTCGATCGCGCCGCTGCGGTCCTTCGTGTCGGAACCGATGCGCTGGGGCCGGCTGTTCCTGGCCGGCGATGCCGCCCATATCGTGCCGCCGACCGGCGCCAAGGGACTCAACCTCGCCGCGTCGGACGTCATCATGCTGAGCGAGGCGCTGGCCGACCATTATCGCGGCGGATCGGATGCCGGGCTGGATGGCTATTCCGCCCGCGCCCTGGCCCGCGTCTGGAAGGCGGAGCGCTTTTCCTGGTGGTTCACCTCGATCACCCACCGCTTCCCCGACATGGACGGTTTCGCCCGCCGCATCCAGGCCGCCGAGATCGACTATATTCGCGGGTCGCAGGCGGCGCAGCGGACGCTGGCGGAAAATTATGTCGGCCTTCCGCTGATGGCGGCCTGACGCCTCTGGCCGGGGCGGGGCTTTACCACCCCGCCGGATGCGGCCTAGACCAGGGCATGAGCGAAGAGAATGACGCGGGCCGCCCCGCAGCGACGATCGTGATCGTGCGCGACCGGCCGGGGGCAGCGCCCGACCTGCTGATGATGGAACGGGCCGCGACCATGGCCTTTGCCGCCGGTGCGCTGGTCTTTCCGGGCGGCGGCGTCGACGATAGTGACCGGGCGCTGGCCGCCAGTATGTCCAGCGATCTGGCCAGTGACGAGGTCGCTGCACGGATCGCGGCCATTCGCGAGACGATCGAGGAAAGCGGCCTGGGCGTCGGTCTGGCGGGGTCTGTCGATGCCGCGACCGTGTCGGCGATTCGCGCGGGCCTGCTCGGCGGGGCGCCGCTGGGCGATCTTCTGGCGCCGCGCGGCATCGCCCTGGCGCTGGATGCGCTGGTGCCGTTCGCCCGCTGGCACCCGTCTACACGGGAAAAGGCGATCCGCGTCTATGACACCCGCTTCTATCTCGCCCGCGCGCCACTGGGGCAGGAGGCAAGCGTCGACGCGACCGAGAATGTCCGCCTGTTCTGGAGCAGCGCCGCCGCGACCATCGCCCGCGCCGATGGCGGCGACGGGCATGTCATCTTCCCGACCCGCCGCAATCTGGAACGGCTGGCGCAATATGACAGTTTCGACGCGCTCGCCGCCCATGCCCGCAGCATCCCGGTGGAAAAGGTGCGCCCCTGGTTCGAGGAGCGCGACGGCGAGCCGCATCTCTGCATCCCGGCGCATCTTGGTTATCCGGTCACGTCGGAACCAATGCGGCAGGTCCGGCGTGGTTAGGGCATGCGCCGCCTTCATCTGACCCTTCGTGCCCTTGTCATTATCGCTGTCATCCTTGGCCTGCTCTGGGTCGGATACGCGCTGCTGCGCCAGCGACCGCAGGATCTGCCCTGGACCAGGCTGGACCTGTCGCAGCCGGTTGGCCTGTTCACCGGTCGCAAGCTTGCCGCCCTGACCGGGGAGCGGGCGCAATGCCTGGCGCTGCTCGACCGGGCGGGCATTGCCTATACGGCGATGAAGCCGGGCGGGGGCGAGGGGCAGTGCGGCTATGCCGACGCGGTCCGGCTGAAGGCGGAAAAGGGCATGATCGCCTTGTCACCCGCCGGGGTGGCGCCGTCCTGCCCGGTGGTTGCCGCCCTGCGCGTCTGGGAATGGCAGGTGGTGCAGCCCGCCGCCCAGCGCCTGTTCGGCCAGCCGGTGCGCTCCATCACCCATTTCGGCTCCTATAGCTGCCGGCGCATGTACGGTCGCAGCCAGGGGGACTTTAGCGAACATGCCACGGCCGACGCGATCGATGTCGCGGGATTCGTGCTGGCCGATGGCCACCGGATCAGCGTGGTCGGCGACTGGAAGGGGGAGGGCAAGGACGCCGCCTTCCTGCGTGAGGTGCGCGATGGCGCCTGCGACCTTTTCTCGACCGTGCTCTCGCCCGACTATAATGCCGCCCATCGCGACCATTTCCACCTCGATCAGGCGGAACGCGGTGCGACGGGCTGGCGGGCCTGTCGTTAGAACAATAGGCCCTTAATCTGAATCCGTTCGCTTCGAGCGAAGTCGAGAAGCGGTTTATGCTGTGCCAGCGTTTCTCGACCGGGCTCGAAACGAACGGATGTTGTTAGTGGGGATTACTGCCCGTAGCCGGCCTGCTTGGCGAGGCTGACGGCTTCGCGCGCGGCGGCGAGCAGGGCGCCGCTCTTGGCCTCGCATTCGCGCTGCTCATATTCGGCGGTCGAATCGGCGACGATGCCGGCGCCGGCCTGGACGTGCATCACGCCATCCTTCAGCACGGCGGTGCGCAGCACGATGCAGCTGTCCATATTGCCGTCCGGGCCGAAATAGCCGACGCCGCCGGCATAGGCACCGCGCGTTTCCGGCTCCAGTTCGGCGATGATCTCGCAGGCGCGGACCTTGGGCGCGCCCGACACGGTGCCGGCCGGGAAGCCCGCGAACAGCGCGTCGATCGCGTCCTTCTCCGGTGCCAGCCGACCGACCACGTTCGACACGATGTGCATCACATGGCTGTAGAATTCGACCGTATAGCTTTCGGTCACGGTGACGCTGCCGGCGCTGGCGACGCGGCCGACATCGTTGCGGCCCAGGTCCAGCAGCATCAGATGCTCGGCCCGTTCCTTGGGATCGTCGAGCAGGCTGGCGCGGTTGGCGGCGTCCTCGACCGCATTCTTGCCGCGCGGGCGGGTGCCGGCGATCGGCCGGATCGTCACTTCGCCATCGCGGGCGCGGACCAGGATTTCCGGGCTGGACCCGATCAGCGCAAAGCCGGGCAGGTCGAGATAATAGAGGAAGGGCGACGGATTGATCCGGCGCAGCGCGCGATAGAGCGCGATCGGCGGCAAAGTGAAGGGGCTGGTGAAGCGCTGCGCCAGCACCACCTGGAAGATGTCGCCCGCGACGATATAGTCCTTGGCGCGGTCGACCATCTGGGCGTAGCGGCCCGGTTCCAGCACCGGCGTCACGTCGATCTCGGCAATGTCGGCCGGGGCGGGCACGGCCGGCAGCGGCGCGGCCAGGCGCGCGGCGGTCGCGTCGATCCGTTCCAGCGCCTGCGCGATCGCCTTGTCGGCGTCGGCAGCCTGATCCTTCCACACCGGGGCGACCAGGAACAGGGCGTCGGCCAGGCGATCGAACACCAGGATGACGGTCGGCCGCACGAACAGCATGTCGGGCAGGGCAATGTCGTTGGCGGCGGGGCGGGGCAGCTTTTCGACCAAGCCCACCGTCTCATAGCCGAAATAGCCGACCAGACAGGCGAGCGCGGCCGGCAGGGCGGGGTCCAGATCGGCGCGGCATTCGGCGACCAGCGATCGCAGCGCCTGCAACGCATCCTGTTCGGCGGGGACGAAGGCGTCGCGATCGGTCGCCCATTGGCGGTTGATCTCGCCCTTTGCGCCCTCGGCGCGATAGACGAGGTCGGGGGCCAGGCCGATTAGGCTGTAGCGGCCACGCACCGCGCCGCCCTCGACCGATTCCAGCAGGAAGTCGCCCCGGTCCGGCTCGAACAGCTTGAGCGCAGCGGAGATCGGCGTGTCGGTGTCGGCAATCTGCCGCCGCCACACCAGACCCGAACGGTCCTGTGCCAGTGCCGCGCGAGCGACGGCCGTGCCGTCCACCATTCCCCCCTGCGCCGCCATCTTACTGCTCGCCGCTGTTGGTGGCGGACAGCGCCTTCTGGGCTTCGGCCACGGCGTTCGCCTTGCGGGTCACGCCCATGTCCTTCTCGATCGCGCGCTCGAACTGGGCGCCATATTCCTCGCCCACGACGTCGCCCAGCTGGGTGCGGACCTGGTTCAGCAATTCGGGCTGACCGGCGGCGTCACCACGCTTGATGGCGTTCAATTGCACTACGAAGGTGCCGCGATCCTGGCCGATCGGCAGGGTCTTCACACTGTTGGCCGCCATCGAGAAGAGGATGGCGATTTCCGCCGGCGGGCGCTGCTGGCCGCGCATCAGGTCGGCGCGACGGCCACCCACGACCTGCGGCGCCGGCAGCTTGACGCCGGCCTGGGCCAGCGCATCGGCCAGCTTGGTGCCCTTGGCGACCTTGGCGCGGATGTCCTCGGCAACCTTCTGCGCCTTCTCATAGCCCTGGCTCAGCTTGTACTGGGCCACGACCAGCGGCTTGATCTTGGCGAGCGGCGGCGGGGCGGGGGCGACGATGTCGCCCGGCGCGGCCAGCGCATAGCGCTTGTCGGCGGTGATCGGCACCAGCTGGGCATCATCGTCGGCGCTCATCGCGAAGACGGGGGCCAGCAGCGGCTGCAGGTCGCTGTTGGGCTGATAGGTCTCGTCCTCGACCTGCTTGCCGCTCGACACCAGCAGCGGCGAGGTTTCCAGCTTCAGGCCATTATCCTTCGCGACTTCCTCGAAGGTGCCGCCATTGGCGATCTGATCCTCGATCTTACCGGTGAAGTCGGTCAGCAGCTGCTTTTCCTTCTGGGTGCGCAGCGTCGCAATGATCTCATCGCGCACCGAAGCCAGCGCACGGGCCGGGACATTGTTGAGCGCGGTGACGCGCAGCACGATCCAGCCGAGCGAACCACGGACCGGGCCGACCAGTTCGCCCTGCTTGGCGGCAAAGGCGGCGTCGGCGACCGGCTTGGACGCGGTGGCGGCCAGCGCCTCGCGGCTCTGGTCGGTCAGGGTCGACACGGCAAGGCCCGCACCCTGCGCCGCGGCGGCCAGCGTCTTGCCGGCCTTCACCTGGTCGGCGATCGCCTTGGCGCCCGCCTGGGTCGGCAGCACAAGCTGTTCGACGCTGCGATTTTCCTTGGCGGCATAGGCCGCCTTGTTCTGATTGTAGGCGGCGGTGATTTCCGCCTCGGTCGGCTGGGCCGCCTGGGCGAAACGCTCACTGTCGATCACGGCATAGCGGATGCGGCGCTGTTCCGGGATGGTGTAGCGCGCGGCATTCTTCTTGTAGAAATCGGTAACCTGCGCGTCGGTCGGCTCCTTGGCGTCCAGGAAAGCGGCGGCCGGGATCGCGGCGATCGTGCCCTGGCGTTCTTCCAGCAGCAGCGACGCATAGGGCAGCGCCACGCTGTCGGGCAGCTTCACGCCCAGACCGACCGGGGCCAGCAGCTGGCGCTGCAGGATTTCGCGGCTGATATCGTCGCGCAGCGACTGTTCGCTGATCCGCTCGCGCTGCAGCAGGGCGCGGAAATTATCCTGGCTGAAATTGCCGGCGGCGTCCTGGAAGGCGGGGATCTGCGCGATCTGCGCATCGACCAGCCGCTTGCTGATATGGACGCCCTGATCGCTGGCGAACTGCTTGAGCGTCAGCGCGGCGACCAGCTGGTCGAACACCTGCTTGCCACCACCCTGGGCAAAGAAATCGCCGATCTGCATGCCCGGATTTTCGCGGCGCGCATTTTCGAACACGCGCTGGATGCGGTCCTGCAACTCGCTCATGCGCAGCTTGGAACCGCCGGCCTTTGCGACGGTGTCGCCGCCGCCCAGGCCAGTCCCGAACTTGCCGCTGGAAATGTCGCCCAGGATGAACGCCGCCGCGATCAACCCCAGAAAGAGGATCGCGAAAAAGGCGCCGAATTTGGAACGGATGAAACTGCGGAAGACAGAGAGCATGAGAATGTCCGGTTTTTATGCGGCGATATGGCGGCCCGCTTTAGGGGCGGATCGACCCGGCGGCAAGTGCGGCCGTGGCGGACGGTCTGGACAAATGCTGCATCGCCGTCCATCGGCTTGATTGCCTGAAAGCGGAACCAGGAGACGCGGTGCATGCCGTGGGGACCCGCTGCGGGCACGTGCAGCAATAATCACAAGGGGACTTGGACCGATGAGCAGGCGCAAGCTGGTGGTCGGCAACTGGAAGATGAACGGGATGCGCGCGCATCTCGACGAGGTGGAGGCAATCGGCAAGCTCGCCGCGCAGCATCCGGCGGTGGAAGTCGGGCTCTGCCTGCCGGCCACGCTGATCATGGCCGGGTCGCAGCTGAAGGGCGCGGCCTTCATCGGCGCCCAGAATTGTCATATGGAACTGAGCGGCGCCTATACCGGCTCGCTGTCGGCCGAGATGCTGATCGAGGCGGGGGCGACCTGGGTCATTACCGGTCATAGCGAACGGCGCGAGACGCGCGGCGAGACCAACGCCGATGTCGCCGCCAAGTCGGTCGCCGCCCATGCGGCGGGCATGAAGGTGATCCTGTGCGTCGGCGAAACGCTCGCCGTGCGCGATGCGGGCGATGCCGACGAAGTGGTCACCGCCCAGTTGCTCGCCTCGCTGCCCGAAGGCGCGAGCGCCGACTGGCTGGCCGTCGCCTATGAACCCATCTGGGCGATCGGCACCGGCCGTATCCCGACGCTGGAGGCGATCCAGTCGATGCACGCCACCTTGCGGGCTGCGCTTGCCAGTCGGATCGGCCAGGAACAGGCCGACGCCATGCGCATCCTTTATGGCGGATCGATGAACGGCGATAATGCCGCCGAGATCATCGCCCTGCCGGACGTCGACGGCGGCCTGGTCGGCGGCGCCAGCCTGTCGGCTGCCAAGTTCGAACCGGTGATCGCCGCCGCGGATTGATGCAGAGCGCCCTCTCTTCGTGCGGAAGAGGGGGCTTCTGGCTTGATGCGAGTCGGGCTCGTTGCTGGCTGTGCGTTGAAGGGGCTGGCTATCTTCACTCCGTTCGCCCTGAGCGAAGTCGAAGGGCGCTGCTGAGCGAAGGCGAAGCTATTGCCTCGCTCCGCTCGGCCGAGGGCTTCGACTTCGCTCAGCCCGAACGGTTCTTTCACTGTCCAGACTTGATTATATGGGCCATTGCAAGCCAACCGCAGCGCCTTCTGCACGCGGCCTCATCCGTGCCTTCGTTCATATCGACAGGCTCGCCGGTTGCCCCGGCGGCCCATCATCGCTATGTGCGCGCCAACGCATTCCTTCATTGGACAGAAAAGAACCCGCATGTTCACCTTCCTTCTCGTCGTGCAGGCGATCGTCGCTGCCCTGCTGGTCACCGTCATTCTGATGCAGAAGTCGGAAGGTGGCGGTCTGGGCGTCGGTGGCAGCCCGGCCGGGCTGATGTCGGCGCGCGGCGCGGCGGATTTCCTGACGCGTTCGACCACGATCCTGGCGACCATCTTCGTCCTGCTGTCGATCACCCTGGCGGTCATCGCCTCGGTCCGTCATGCCGGCGGCGACATCGACACCTCGCTGGTCAAGTCGGCTCCCGCCACGCAGGCCCCGGCGCCCGCGACCGGCAACGCCGACCCGCTGGCCGGGGCGGCCAGTGCCGCCGGCAATGGTTCGGCAGCGAACGGCGCAGTTCCGCTCGCTAACTGACCTTTTCGTCGTTCATCGCCATATTTTTTGCGAGCGTGCGGATTCGCGCGCTTGCTCAACTCGTTTGTATAAGGCTAAGCCTCTTCTCCCATGACGCGGTATATTTTCATCACCGGCGGCGTGGTCTCCTCGCTTGGTAAGGGCCTCATGGCCGCATCCTTGGCAGCGCTGTTGCAGGCGCGGGGCTATCGCGTGCGAATCCGGAAATTCGACCCCTATCTCAACGTCGATCCGGGCACGATGTCGCCCTATCAGCATGGCGAAGTCTATGTGACCGACGACGGGGCGGAAACCGACCTCGATCTTGGCCATTATGAACGCTTTACCGGCGTGTCGGCGCGCCAGTCGGACAACGTCACCCAGGGCCGGGTCTATCAGACCATCATCCAGCGCGAACGGCGCGGCGACTATCTGGGCGCGACTGTCCAGGTCATCCCGCACGTCACCGACGAGATCAAGGCGTTCGCCACGGCGGAGACCGAGGATCTGGACTTCGTGCTGTGCGAAATCGGCGGCACCGTCGGCGACATCGAATCGCTGCCCTTCATGGAAGCGATTCGCCAGCTCCATAATGATCTGGATCGCGGCCAGTCGATCTTCGTCCATGTGACCCTGGTGCCCTATCTCGCGGCGGCCGGCGAACTGAAGACCAAGCCGACCCAGCACAGCGTGCGCGAGTTGACCTCGCTCGGCATCCAGCCCGACATCCTGCTGTGCCGCGCCGAGCATCCGCTGCCCGAGAGCGAGCGCAAGAAGATCGCCCTCTTCTGCAATGTCCGTCCCGAGGCGGTCATTCCGGCGCTCGACGCCAAGAGCATCTATGCCGTGCCCGAGCAATATCATGCCGAGGGTCTCGACAATGAAGTGCTGCGCGCCTTCGGCATCACCGATGCGCCCGCGCCGTCGATGGACCGCTGGACCGATATCATGGATCGCCAGCTCAATCCCGAAGGCGAAGTGACGATCGGCGTGGTCGGCAAATATGTCGGCCTGCTCGACGCCTACAAGTCGCTGCACGAAGCGCTGCACCATGGCGGCCTTGCCAACCGGGTGAAGGTCAACATCAAGTGGATCGACGCCGAACTGTTCGAGAAGGGCGACGATCTCGCCGCCAGCCTCGAACCGATGCACGGCATTCTCGTCCCCGGTGGCTTCGGCGTGCGCGGGTCGGAAGGCAAGATCGCGTCGGTCAAGTTCGCGCGCGAACGCGACGTGCCCTTCTTTGGTATCTGTCTTGGCATGCAGATGGCCTGCATCGAAGGCGCGCGGAACACGGCGGGGATCGAGAATGCCTCGACCACCGAGTTCGGCGAGACCAGCGAGCCGGTCGTCGGCCTCATCACCGAATGGATGAGCAAGGAAGGCCTGCAGAAGCGCACTGCCGAGACCGATCTGGGCGGCACCATGCGTCTGGGCGCCTATCCGGCCAAGCTGGCGGGCAACAGCGTCGTCGCCGGTATCTATGGCAGCAACGACATCAGCGAGCGTCACCGCCACCGCTATGAAGTCAATGCCGGCTATCGCGAACCGCTGGAAAAGGGCGGCCTGATCTTCTCGGGCATGTCGCCGGACGGCACGCTGCCCGAAATCGTCGAGCGGCCCGACCATCCCTGGTTCGTGGGCGTGCAGTTCCACCCGGAACTCAAGTCCAAGCCGTTCGATCCGCACCCGCTCTTCGCCAGCTTCATCGAAGCGGCGGTCAAGCAGAGCCGGTTGGTATAAAAGAACGGGGCCGTAAGGCCCCGTTTTTCGTTTCAGGCCGCGTCGAACAGGTGCCGATATTGGCGCGGCTGGCAGCGCAGATATTGCGGCGCGGCCTTCACCGATGCGCCCAGATGCGCGGCGGCATGCCAGGGCCAGCGCGGATCATAGAGGATGGTGCGCGCGATCGCGATCAGGTCGGCGTCGCCGGTGCCGATGATCGCTTCGGCCTGCTCGAAGTCGGTGATCAGGCCGACGGCGATCACCGGCATGTCGACCGCCTGCTTGACCGCGCGGGCCAGCGGCACCTGATAGCTCGGCCCCACCGGAATATCCTGGCGCGGGTCGAGGCCGCCGCTCGACACATGGATAGCGCTGCAGCCGCGCGCTTCCAGCGCCTTGGCGAAAGCGATCGTCTGTTCGATGTCCCAGCCGCCATCGACCCAGTCGGTGCCCGACACGCGCATCGTCACCGGCTTGTGCGCGGGCAGGGCCGCGCGCACCGCGTCGAAAATCTCCAGCGGCAGGCGCATCCGGTTTTCCAGGCTGCCGCCATAATCATCGTCGCGCTGGTTGGAGAGCGGCGAGAGAAATTGGTGCAGCAGATAGCCATGGGCGCCGTGCAACTGGACCGCGTCGATGCCGATCGCGTCAGCCCGCTTCGCCGCCGCGACAAAGGCATCGCGCAGCCGCTCGATCCCGGCCTGGTCCAGCGCCATCGGCGCGTTGGTGCCCGGCGTGAAGGGCAGGGCGGAGGGGGCGACCGTCTGCCAGCCATTGACCGCGTCGGGCGCGATCTGCGCGCCGCCCTGCCATGGCACCTGCGTCGATGCCTTGCGCCCGGCATGGCCGAGCTGGATCGCGATGGGCATGTCGCTATGGCGCCGCACGCCGTCCAGCACGCGCTGCATCGCCGCCTGCGTGGCATCGTTCCACAGGCCGACATCGGCATGGCTGATCCGCCCCTCGGGCAGCACGGCGGTAGCCTCGATCGTCAACAGCGCCGCGCCCGACAGGGCAAGCTGGCCGAGATGGATGAGGTGCCAGTCGTTCATCTCGCCGTCGACGGCGGAATATTGGCACATCGGCGCGATCACGATGCGGTTGTCGAGGGCAAGGCCGCCGACATCGAAGGGCTGGAACAGCTTGGGAGCGCTCATGCAGGTCTCCAGAAGGGGGGAGGGGAGAGA encodes:
- a CDS encoding TetR/AcrR family transcriptional regulator, with the protein product MTSIKPPSTGSRGEPVRNRVIDAAERLLRDGKAEFSMRDLATEAGVSFATPFNQFGSKAAIMQALSARRIATATQRFADKPRLDDAGRRVLLAVATVVELMLEEPRVNRAVMGWLGTPGPTHGEVLAQSTALWTLAIGAGEGLVEGHPALPALARHLAFGFRGVLSFWTAGELPDDELAANARDVANALLGGAARQA
- a CDS encoding oxidoreductase, translating into MSALIPKTFLITGVSSGLGRAFAEGALDAGHAVVGTVRNPKDAQAFAALAPGRAHPLLLDVTHLDAIADAVADAERRAGSVDVLVNNAGYGHEGVLEESSIDDLQRQFAANVFGPVAMMKAVLPGMRERRRGHIVNITSMGGFITMPGISFYCGSKFALEGISEALGKEVAPFGIHVTALAPGQFRTDWAGRSMDRTPRSIADYDAVMDPIRAARQAKSGQQPGDPARAAQALLALVDAPAPPMRLFLGDDALGLVEGKMAAMEAEIEQWRALSRSTSFAA
- a CDS encoding extensin-like domain-containing protein, giving the protein MRRLHLTLRALVIIAVILGLLWVGYALLRQRPQDLPWTRLDLSQPVGLFTGRKLAALTGERAQCLALLDRAGIAYTAMKPGGGEGQCGYADAVRLKAEKGMIALSPAGVAPSCPVVAALRVWEWQVVQPAAQRLFGQPVRSITHFGSYSCRRMYGRSQGDFSEHATADAIDVAGFVLADGHRISVVGDWKGEGKDAAFLREVRDGACDLFSTVLSPDYNAAHRDHFHLDQAERGATGWRACR
- the pobA gene encoding 4-hydroxybenzoate 3-monooxygenase — encoded protein: MRTSIAIIGAGPAGMFLAHLLAAEGIAAVVLERRDRTYVEGRVRAGVLEQVTTDLMHRLGLGSRLDREGLVHGGTQISLDGSLFRIDMAALTGGSAVTVYGQQEVMHDLFEAAPERGVEIVWNAQDVTLEGLDGDHPVVRWRQDSVAQELQCDYVVGCDGYHGVSRNSIPAHVLRTFERVYPFGWLGILADVPPADHELIYANHERGFALASMRSPTRSRYYIQCSLDEQVEDWSDDRFWDELCLRLGPDAASRVTRGPSFEKSIAPLRSFVSEPMRWGRLFLAGDAAHIVPPTGAKGLNLAASDVIMLSEALADHYRGGSDAGLDGYSARALARVWKAERFSWWFTSITHRFPDMDGFARRIQAAEIDYIRGSQAAQRTLAENYVGLPLMAA
- a CDS encoding NUDIX domain-containing protein, with the protein product MSEENDAGRPAATIVIVRDRPGAAPDLLMMERAATMAFAAGALVFPGGGVDDSDRALAASMSSDLASDEVAARIAAIRETIEESGLGVGLAGSVDAATVSAIRAGLLGGAPLGDLLAPRGIALALDALVPFARWHPSTREKAIRVYDTRFYLARAPLGQEASVDATENVRLFWSSAAATIARADGGDGHVIFPTRRNLERLAQYDSFDALAAHARSIPVEKVRPWFEERDGEPHLCIPAHLGYPVTSEPMRQVRRG
- a CDS encoding helix-turn-helix domain-containing protein; translated protein: MSKQSFPTFYLYGEPHRLVAEGFVHVETLDDRSRPSEWTIKPHAHSELSHIFLITSGGGAMEADGAELRFVAPSFLLVPATAVHGFKWLEETAGFVITMADAYLQDLGRHGPELAGLFERPDAIEMGAAQLPPVERLVADLMRELSWSAPGHRAAVDAAMLSLLVTALRHRSAAVHAAPRAGPHASIVARLRERIEQRFRLREPVSVHAAALGVSQTALRVACARMAGRSPAQMLDQRALLEAQRALLYSNLSIAEIGFSIGFADPAYFSRFFQRNMGLSARAYREAQQGANG